Proteins encoded in a region of the Chitinimonas sp. BJYL2 genome:
- the minD gene encoding septum site-determining protein MinD, with the protein MTKIIVITSGKGGVGKTTTSASFASGLALRGNKVAVIDFDVGLRNLDLIMGCERRVVYDFVNVIQGEATLRQALIKDKHCDNLYVLPASQTRDKEALTREGVGKVLDDLKADGFDFIICDSPAGIETGALMALYFADEAVVVTNPEVSSVRDSDRILGILDAKSRKAEEGQTLKAHLLITRYSPKRVDAGEMLSLEDIQHLLRIPLIGVIPESESVLQASNSGTPAIHIEGSDVAEAYKDVIARFLGEDRPLRFIDSPKQGWLARLFGG; encoded by the coding sequence GTGACCAAGATCATCGTTATCACCTCAGGCAAGGGTGGGGTGGGCAAGACCACAACCAGCGCCAGCTTTGCCTCGGGCCTGGCCCTGCGCGGCAACAAGGTCGCCGTGATCGACTTTGACGTCGGCCTGCGTAACCTGGACCTGATCATGGGTTGCGAGCGTCGCGTGGTGTACGACTTCGTCAATGTGATCCAGGGTGAGGCGACGCTGCGTCAAGCGCTTATCAAGGACAAGCACTGTGACAATCTGTATGTGCTCCCGGCCTCGCAAACCCGCGACAAAGAGGCACTCACGCGCGAGGGCGTCGGCAAGGTGCTCGATGACCTCAAGGCCGATGGCTTTGATTTCATCATCTGCGATTCGCCTGCCGGCATTGAAACCGGTGCCTTGATGGCACTGTACTTTGCCGATGAAGCCGTCGTGGTCACCAACCCGGAGGTGTCATCCGTACGGGACTCGGATCGCATTCTGGGCATTCTGGATGCCAAGTCGCGCAAGGCCGAAGAGGGGCAGACCCTGAAAGCGCACCTGCTGATCACCCGCTATTCACCCAAGCGTGTCGATGCCGGCGAGATGTTGTCGCTGGAAGATATCCAGCACTTGCTGCGCATTCCCCTGATTGGCGTCATTCCCGAGTCGGAATCCGTGCTGCAGGCGTCCAATAGCGGCACGCCGGCAATCCATATCGAAGGCAGCGACGTTGCCGAAGCCTACAAAGATGTCATTGCGCGCTTCCTCGGGGAGGATCGCCCACTGCGCTTTATCGATTCACCCAAGCAAGGCTGGCTTGCCCGCCTGTTCGGGGGTTGA
- a CDS encoding YbaB/EbfC family nucleoid-associated protein: MFNKGALGNLMKQAQQMQENMKKAQDDLANVDVEGQSGSGLVKVVMNCQHTVRRVNIDPSLLADDKDMLEDLIAAAFNDALRKAEEVSKEKMAGFTAGMNLPAGMKLPF, from the coding sequence ATGTTCAATAAAGGCGCGCTGGGAAACCTGATGAAACAGGCCCAGCAAATGCAGGAAAACATGAAAAAGGCGCAGGATGATCTCGCCAATGTCGATGTCGAGGGCCAGTCCGGCTCCGGCCTCGTCAAAGTCGTGATGAACTGTCAGCACACTGTCAGGCGTGTGAATATCGACCCCAGCCTGCTGGCGGACGACAAAGACATGCTGGAAGACCTGATCGCTGCTGCGTTCAACGATGCACTACGCAAGGCAGAAGAGGTTTCCAAGGAAAAGATGGCAGGCTTTACGGCGGGTATGAATCTGCCAGCCGGCATGAAACTGCCTTTCTGA
- the recR gene encoding recombination mediator RecR has product MKTPSSLDQLIAALRVLPGVGPKSAQRMAYHLLQRNQAGAAALAQALADALTRLKMCARCNTFTEEAVCELCADPARDDRQLCVVEMPTDLLRMEQTVAFKGRYFILMGRLSPLDGIGPADIHFDKLLDRAGDGLVEEVILATNFTVEGEATAHYLAESLRAKGVSVTRIARGLPSGGELEHVDSSTLAQAFLERRNL; this is encoded by the coding sequence ATGAAGACTCCCTCGTCGCTCGACCAACTGATCGCTGCCTTGCGTGTACTGCCAGGCGTGGGCCCGAAGTCCGCCCAGCGCATGGCCTATCACCTGTTGCAACGCAATCAGGCCGGTGCAGCGGCCTTGGCACAAGCCCTGGCAGATGCGCTCACCCGCCTTAAAATGTGCGCGCGCTGCAATACCTTTACCGAGGAGGCAGTCTGCGAGCTGTGCGCTGATCCGGCACGCGATGATCGACAGCTATGCGTCGTGGAAATGCCAACCGATCTGCTGCGCATGGAGCAGACGGTGGCATTCAAGGGTCGCTATTTCATCCTGATGGGACGGCTGTCTCCGCTTGACGGCATCGGGCCGGCGGATATTCATTTCGACAAGCTACTGGACCGTGCCGGTGATGGCCTGGTAGAGGAAGTGATTCTCGCCACCAACTTCACCGTCGAAGGCGAAGCCACAGCGCATTACCTGGCCGAGTCCCTGCGTGCTAAAGGGGTGTCCGTTACCCGGATCGCCCGAGGATTGCCGTCGGGAGGAGAGCTGGAGCATGTGGATAGCAGCACCTTGGCTCAGGCGTTTCTGGAGCGCCGCAACCTCTGA
- the dnaX gene encoding DNA polymerase III subunit gamma/tau, with protein MSYQVLARKWRPKSFATLVGQEHVIRALSNALQSQRLHHAYLLTGTRGVGKTTIARILAKSLNCETGLTAEPCGQCDACRQIDAGRFVDLLEIDAASNTGIDNIREVLDNAQYAPTQGRFKVYIIDEVHMLSKSAFNAMLKTLEEPPGHVKFILATTDPQKVPVTVLSRCLQFSLRQMLPQQVTTHLQHILNIEQIPYESAALSLLGHAAAGSMRDALSLLDQAIAYGSGKVEEAGVRAMLGAVDQSCLYALLDCLASRDGAAMMAAAAQLAERGVGSEAALQAMATILHQLALLQTVPGSVAADHPHHEKLVGLAARLTPEAVQLYYQIALHGRRDLALAPDEFAGLSMTLLRMLAFTPTQRLEVAFQAGAPASAVAIPADAAPPAPALPLAPPPSQPIAPDEVEPSTQRQEPSTPVPVAFDGDWPALVAQLKLGGFAGMLAQHAQLDHHADGHFTLAVPDAHKVVAGPDYRDKLAQALSTHLGQSIRVSVTVGGNEAAVPAALQQRERQAQHADAVDAINRDPIVQQLITEFDAHVLPDSIQPRPQSA; from the coding sequence ATGAGCTATCAAGTCCTCGCACGCAAATGGCGGCCCAAATCTTTCGCCACACTGGTTGGGCAGGAGCACGTCATACGGGCATTGAGCAATGCCCTGCAGAGTCAGCGTCTGCATCACGCTTATCTGCTTACGGGCACACGCGGCGTGGGCAAGACCACCATCGCCCGTATTCTGGCCAAGTCGCTCAATTGTGAAACCGGCCTTACCGCCGAACCGTGCGGCCAGTGCGATGCCTGCCGGCAGATTGATGCGGGGCGCTTTGTGGACCTGCTGGAAATCGATGCGGCATCCAATACCGGCATCGACAATATCCGCGAGGTGCTGGATAACGCGCAGTACGCGCCAACCCAGGGGCGCTTCAAGGTTTACATCATCGATGAAGTGCATATGCTGTCCAAGAGTGCCTTCAACGCGATGCTGAAGACACTGGAGGAGCCACCTGGTCATGTGAAGTTCATTCTGGCGACGACAGACCCACAGAAGGTACCGGTTACGGTCCTGTCACGCTGCCTGCAGTTCTCGCTACGGCAGATGCTGCCGCAGCAGGTAACCACGCATCTTCAGCACATACTGAATATCGAGCAGATTCCCTACGAATCCGCAGCGCTGTCATTGCTGGGGCATGCTGCTGCGGGGAGCATGCGGGACGCGCTGTCCTTGCTTGATCAGGCCATTGCCTATGGCAGCGGCAAAGTGGAAGAAGCCGGCGTCCGCGCCATGCTGGGCGCTGTCGATCAGTCCTGTCTATACGCCTTGCTGGACTGCCTTGCCAGCCGCGACGGCGCCGCCATGATGGCTGCAGCCGCACAACTTGCTGAACGCGGCGTTGGCAGCGAAGCGGCATTGCAGGCCATGGCTACCATTCTGCATCAGCTGGCCCTGCTGCAAACGGTGCCCGGTTCGGTGGCGGCAGATCACCCTCACCACGAGAAGCTTGTTGGACTGGCCGCTCGCCTGACGCCCGAGGCAGTCCAGCTTTATTATCAGATCGCCCTGCATGGTCGGCGTGATCTGGCGTTGGCACCCGACGAGTTTGCCGGTTTGAGCATGACACTGCTGCGCATGCTGGCCTTCACGCCCACACAGCGTCTGGAAGTCGCATTCCAGGCAGGTGCACCGGCCAGTGCAGTGGCGATCCCTGCAGATGCTGCCCCCCCCGCCCCTGCTTTACCGCTAGCGCCGCCTCCATCACAGCCCATTGCGCCTGACGAGGTCGAGCCGTCCACGCAGCGGCAAGAGCCAAGCACCCCAGTGCCCGTAGCTTTCGATGGCGACTGGCCCGCACTGGTTGCCCAGCTCAAGCTGGGCGGCTTTGCGGGCATGCTGGCGCAGCACGCACAGCTTGATCACCATGCGGATGGGCATTTCACACTCGCCGTACCAGATGCCCATAAAGTCGTCGCCGGGCCCGACTATCGCGACAAACTAGCGCAGGCATTGAGCACCCACCTGGGTCAGAGCATCCGCGTCTCGGTCACGGTTGGCGGCAATGAAGCTGCGGTGCCAGCGGCTTTGCAGCAGCGCGAACGACAGGCGCAGCATGCGGATGCGGTTGATGCCATCAATCGTGACCCGATCGTGCAGCAATTAATCACCGAGTTCGATGCGCATGTGCTACCGGACTCGATACAACCCCGGCCCCAATCGGCCTGA
- the minE gene encoding cell division topological specificity factor MinE — MSFLDYLLGNKKKSASVARERLQIILAHERAGRGGPDYLPALQQELIAVISKYVAVGQDDIKVSLERQDDYDVLEVNIVLPEGAKR, encoded by the coding sequence ATGTCTTTTCTCGATTACTTGCTGGGCAACAAGAAAAAATCCGCCTCGGTTGCACGCGAACGGCTGCAGATCATCCTGGCGCATGAGCGCGCAGGCCGGGGTGGCCCGGACTATCTGCCTGCATTGCAGCAGGAGCTGATTGCCGTCATCTCCAAGTATGTTGCAGTCGGTCAGGACGACATCAAGGTGTCTCTGGAGCGTCAGGATGATTATGACGTGCTGGAAGTCAACATCGTCTTGCCGGAAGGCGCCAAGCGCTAA
- the minC gene encoding septum site-determining protein MinC yields MTATVKPAPTRQSAPFELKSAALNLIAFTPKTASLDELGEALALKLAVQPGFFSGEAAVIDLSDWPGEATSLELSGLVTLLRKSGLHALAARGGAEASRRAADAAGLLVLPELPAQDSQVATGKVEAKSAAPGNPPALVIDKPVRSGQQVYARGGDLIVLALVSHGAELIADGNIHVYAPLRGRALAGARGDTQARVFTYCMEAELLSVAGVYRAIDEQLPSSIKGKAAQVRLDGNKLVIEALSLG; encoded by the coding sequence ATGACCGCAACTGTCAAACCTGCCCCTACCCGTCAAAGCGCGCCATTCGAACTCAAAAGCGCAGCACTCAACCTGATTGCCTTTACACCCAAAACCGCCAGCCTGGATGAGCTGGGGGAGGCGCTTGCGCTCAAACTGGCTGTACAGCCGGGTTTCTTCAGCGGTGAAGCTGCCGTCATCGACCTGAGCGACTGGCCGGGAGAGGCCACCAGTCTGGAGCTATCGGGCCTGGTCACGTTATTGCGCAAGTCCGGCTTGCACGCACTGGCTGCTCGTGGCGGTGCCGAAGCCAGTCGTCGTGCCGCCGATGCCGCCGGTTTGCTGGTTTTGCCTGAGCTGCCCGCGCAGGATTCCCAGGTTGCCACCGGCAAAGTCGAGGCCAAGTCAGCAGCCCCTGGCAACCCACCCGCACTCGTGATCGACAAACCTGTGCGCAGTGGCCAACAGGTGTATGCCCGTGGTGGTGACCTCATCGTGCTGGCCTTGGTCAGCCACGGTGCCGAACTGATCGCTGACGGCAATATCCATGTGTATGCGCCTTTGCGTGGGCGGGCGCTGGCAGGGGCGCGGGGCGATACTCAGGCACGCGTGTTTACCTATTGTATGGAAGCAGAGCTGCTCTCGGTTGCCGGTGTATACCGGGCCATCGATGAGCAGCTGCCGAGCAGTATCAAAGGCAAGGCCGCCCAAGTCCGACTGGACGGCAACAAGCTGGTGATCGAAGCGTTATCACTCGGCTGA